TACGCCAGTCCTGATAAGCAGCATCCGATCCCGGAGCAGTACCTACTCCCTTCGGATATTCCAGGTTGATAAACTCCTCGATCATTCCGGTACGCTTCAAATCATAAAACAGGCTAAATTCCGCATTGAACTCATGGCGACGTTCCATATTGACGGCAACCATCCAGGTTTCGGAAGAGTAACCTTTTTCCGCTTTGTATTTCGTGTAATAGGTTTTAGCGTCAGGCACTGCCACTGTTTCAGTCTGCATCGGAATCGGATATTCGGCATCGCTCAGACTGACCTCATGGTTGCCCCAGGCACGTTCGCGTATCTGGCGGATCGCATCCCAGCCACTTGTTTCATCGCCGGTCTGGAAGCTACATTCTGCATAATTCAGCAAGATGGCGGCATAACGCAGCAGGTGCATGGTAAACGGCTGGTTGATCGTCGTCCAATAGTCGCAGTTGGCGCGCCAGTATTTCAAACTGGAGATATTCGGCATATATTCGGAACCAGTCTTCACATTCGGGGCACCGTTTGCACCGATCGTTTGCCCTGTCCAGGGGTTTGTTTCTCCCAAAGCCACCATAGAGGCAGCACGGCGGCGGTCGCCATCCTCAAACGAGTTGTAACATTCCCAGGAAACAAATAAGGAACCCCAACCGTTATACTCCATCGAAGCGGCACAATAGCATGCTGTCATATAATGATCTTCCGTTGGCGACCACCCTTGCACACCCGACATGTTATTACCATTGTCTGTCCACATCACTGTGGCAAAGACGTCTTCTGTTTGCCATGCTTTTTCAGGATCATACAAATAACTGAAGCATGGAACCAGTGAATAGGTGTTGCTGTCGATTATTTCTTTCAGCAAAGTCTTAGCTTCGGCATATTTTTCCTGATACATCAGGGCCTCGGCCTGATAACCTAAACAGAAACCTTTTGTTATACGTCCGTATTCGCCATTGATCGGTGTCCAGTCGAGAACGGAAGCACCAAATGCGAGGTCGTCGATAATCACCTGCCATGTTTCATCTTCCGTATCCGGGCGCGGCTTGGAAGGTGTATTTACATACGTCTCGCCAGCCATCAGCATGGGCACACGTCCGAAGTTTTTCGCCAGAGCCAGGTAGTTGTAAGCACGGATAGCACGTGCCTGCGCTTCGATCTTCTTCTTGCCGGCTTCGCCTTCGCTGAAAAGATCGTTGTCCATACTTTCCAGGCCGTCGAGCAAGGTGTTACAACGGGAAATCGCCTTATAACAGCCTACCCATAAAGAGAGGAACTCGGAACTGGAAGAGGTCCAGTCTTCCGTACAATAGGCTTTATCCCAACCGCTTGCCTGTGTGTCGAGGGTCGGATGGTTCGACAGCATATATTGTGGCTTAAAGCCCCACATGGAACCGTCGGCACCGGCCTCGTTGTCTTCTTTGGAGGGATAGAAGGTATCGTAACAACCGATCAGGCCACCTTCCACATTGTCTTCACTTTGAAACATGAAGTCGCCCGGCAAAATATCGTAATGGTCTACTTCCAGATAATCCTTACAGCTGTTTGTCGTAAGCAAAAGGAGTAACGATAAGGCAGATATAACTATTTTTTTCATAAGACTCGAATTATAAGATTAAACAATTAGAATTGTACGCTCAAACCAAATGTGAATGTACGCGGATAGGGGTAACGGCCACCGTCGAAACCGGTTTGCAGGACTGCTGCATTGCCGACTTCCGGATCGCCGAATTTATTATAGCCGGAGAAGCATGCGAGGTTCTCTACAGAGGCGAAGATGCGTGCATTGTCCATGCGAAGCGGCTGCAACCAACGTTTCGGGAAGGTATAACCGATCTGGATGTTCGCTATTTTCAGGAAATCACCTTTCTTCACGTAGGCATCGGAAGCTTTCATGTTTGTGTTGTTATCGTTGATCGTCATACGCGGATACATCGTATTCGTGTTCGTTTCGCTCCAGGCATTGTTGATATATTCCTTCAACGTATTTTGGATACCGCCACCGGTCTTATACAACTGCGTCATTTTCATAGCTGCATATGAATTGATTTTCATACCGGCAACACCGTACATGTAGATCATGGCGTCCCAGTTCTTCCAACTGGCATTCAGGGTGAGGCCATAGTTCAGCTTCGGGAAACCGTTCCCCAATACTTTCTGGTCGTCACCATCGATATGGCCATCGCCGTTCAGGTCTTTGTATTTAAAATCGCCCACAGTGGTAGCATTTACCTGGTAAGCGTCGTATCCGTTCTCCTTTGCCAGGGCATTCGCAGCATCTACTTCGGCCTGGTTCTGGAAGATACCTTCCACTACATAACCGTAATAGGAACCTACTGCGTGACCTTCCATCGTTACGGAGTGGTTGGTCCAGTTATCGCCGTCGTCGGTGATCAAATCGCCGTTCGCATCGAGGTTGTTGTAGATAGGGTCGCCCACTTCGATTACTTTGTTCTTCAACGTAGAGCCGGTCAGTGTAGCACCGAGGTTCCAGTCGCCGAAACGTTTGTTATAGGACACACTGAACTCGAATCCTTTGTTCTGGATATGTCCGGCGTTGGTATAAACCTGTCCGTGTCCGGTAGACGGGCGCATGTTGCGGTAAAGCAGAAGGTCTTTGGAGTCACGGATGAAATAATCCATCGTAATGTTCAGGTCGTTGTTAAGCAGACCCAGGTCGAGACCGATATTTGTCTGTGTATTCGTTTCCCATTTCAGGTTAGTGTCGATTTCTTTCAGTTGAGCGAAGCCGACTACCTTGTTATAGTTGGAAGATGAACCGCCTAACTGTCCCCAGTCGTAAGCAATGCGGTTGGAAGAGAGTTGGGCAACGGAAAGGCTGGTCGCACTGCCTGCATTACCGGTTTGTCCCCAACCGAAACGTAGCTTCATGTTGCTGAACAGATCCAGGTTCTTAATAAAATCTTCTTCCGACAAACGCCATGCAAAAGCAGCTGAGGGGAAAGTCCCCCAACGGTTGCCCGAACCGAAGTTGGAAGAGCCGTCACGACGTACGGTAGCAGTAACGATATAACGGTCCATCAAAGTGTACATGGCACGGCCGTACCAGGAGATGTAACGCGTCTTCAGATTATAACCGCCGTCGCCGATGCGTGAAGTCTGGTCACTGGTCAACGACATCTGGCGATAAGTGTCTGCCAGGAAATTGCTTGCATTGGAA
This is a stretch of genomic DNA from Parabacteroides chongii. It encodes these proteins:
- a CDS encoding RagB/SusD family nutrient uptake outer membrane protein; its protein translation is MKKIVISALSLLLLLTTNSCKDYLEVDHYDILPGDFMFQSEDNVEGGLIGCYDTFYPSKEDNEAGADGSMWGFKPQYMLSNHPTLDTQASGWDKAYCTEDWTSSSSEFLSLWVGCYKAISRCNTLLDGLESMDNDLFSEGEAGKKKIEAQARAIRAYNYLALAKNFGRVPMLMAGETYVNTPSKPRPDTEDETWQVIIDDLAFGASVLDWTPINGEYGRITKGFCLGYQAEALMYQEKYAEAKTLLKEIIDSNTYSLVPCFSYLYDPEKAWQTEDVFATVMWTDNGNNMSGVQGWSPTEDHYMTACYCAASMEYNGWGSLFVSWECYNSFEDGDRRRAASMVALGETNPWTGQTIGANGAPNVKTGSEYMPNISSLKYWRANCDYWTTINQPFTMHLLRYAAILLNYAECSFQTGDETSGWDAIRQIRERAWGNHEVSLSDAEYPIPMQTETVAVPDAKTYYTKYKAEKGYSSETWMVAVNMERRHEFNAEFSLFYDLKRTGMIEEFINLEYPKGVGTAPGSDAAYQDWRTYRTFDYNKDKMLYPIPYQEILTNAEIGPEDQNPGY